One stretch of Alcaligenes aquatilis DNA includes these proteins:
- a CDS encoding SDR family NAD(P)-dependent oxidoreductase, which produces MALLHTKLNPPISQWQGKCAWIVGASSGIGKATAQALHAQGARVIISARDADALHTLADGRDGFLAVPLDVTQLDSMVAAKTMVQAYADKAPDLVLYCAGRYQPQRATHFDLLEMQRHLAVNYVGALHLLDTVLPMLLAAGRGHLALVGSVAGYRGLPMSLAYGPTKAALNNLAENLYLDLHPLGLGVSIINPGFVDTPLTAQNSFKMPALITPEEAAQHILHGWKQGQFEMNFPRRFTGWVKLMRCLPDSWYFWAVRRVTGM; this is translated from the coding sequence ATGGCACTGCTGCACACGAAACTCAATCCGCCGATCAGTCAATGGCAAGGCAAATGCGCCTGGATTGTCGGCGCCTCATCGGGCATAGGCAAAGCCACCGCACAAGCACTCCATGCCCAAGGGGCACGTGTCATCATCTCGGCCAGAGATGCCGATGCACTGCACACTCTGGCTGATGGCCGAGATGGCTTTCTGGCCGTACCGCTGGATGTCACCCAACTCGACTCCATGGTGGCGGCCAAAACAATGGTTCAAGCCTACGCGGACAAGGCCCCGGACCTGGTGCTGTATTGCGCTGGCAGATACCAGCCTCAACGAGCGACGCACTTCGATCTGCTTGAAATGCAGCGACATCTGGCCGTTAACTATGTCGGCGCACTGCACCTGCTGGACACGGTTCTGCCGATGTTGCTTGCAGCCGGACGCGGTCACCTGGCTTTAGTCGGCAGCGTGGCCGGCTATCGAGGGCTGCCGATGTCCCTGGCCTACGGCCCCACCAAAGCGGCGCTGAACAACCTGGCCGAAAACCTCTATCTGGACCTGCACCCTTTAGGGCTGGGTGTTTCCATTATCAACCCGGGGTTTGTGGACACCCCATTAACTGCACAAAACAGTTTCAAGATGCCCGCACTGATCACCCCCGAAGAAGCGGCGCAGCATATCTTGCACGGCTGGAAACAGGGACAGTTTGAAATGAACTTTCCTCGCCGTTTCACTGGCTGGGTCAAACTCATGCGATGCTTGCCAGATAGCTGGTATTTCTGGGCGGTACGCCGTGTCACCGGCATGTAA
- a CDS encoding SAM-dependent methyltransferase, whose protein sequence is MNTSTATLLRKSADAKRVLPPSANRVLKLLTHLPHGQLELQLPDGQLRHCPKQSAPDADARCTIKHWEALERVLSSGDIGFAEGYIDGLWDSDDLSGLLRLCIDNRDHLEQLVYGHWWGRLGFRLRHMLRRNTRAGSAKNIHAHYDLGNDFYQLWLDPTMSYSSAWFEGLSGSALQEADLEQAQQNKIRRALRETRLQPGQRLLEIGCGWGALAQTAATEFGAQVSGVTLSREQLHWATQRITQAGLQTQVDLRYQDYRDLAAEHAAQPFDAIVSIEMFEAVGHEYWRTYFQTLHDCLKPGGHACLQSITLREDLFERYLHSSDFIQQFIFPGGLLPSVTAFEREAQRAGLEIVKKMSFGKDYAETLRRWRQAFEHKLDAVRSQGFDERFVRIWRFYLAYCEAAFDMGNTDVVQFTLRRPDHA, encoded by the coding sequence ATGAATACAAGCACCGCCACCCTCTTGCGCAAGTCCGCCGATGCAAAACGCGTCTTGCCACCTAGCGCGAACCGCGTCCTGAAGCTGTTGACGCATCTGCCTCATGGCCAATTGGAGCTTCAATTGCCCGATGGGCAACTGCGGCATTGCCCCAAACAGAGCGCCCCGGATGCAGACGCACGCTGCACAATCAAGCACTGGGAAGCGCTGGAGCGCGTTCTAAGCTCGGGCGATATTGGTTTTGCCGAAGGTTATATAGACGGCCTATGGGACAGTGACGACCTTAGCGGACTCTTGCGCCTGTGCATCGACAACCGCGACCACCTGGAGCAACTGGTATATGGTCACTGGTGGGGCCGTCTGGGCTTCAGGCTACGGCATATGCTTCGCCGCAACACACGGGCAGGCAGCGCCAAAAACATCCATGCCCACTACGATCTGGGCAACGATTTTTATCAGCTGTGGCTGGATCCGACCATGAGTTACAGCTCTGCGTGGTTTGAAGGTCTCAGCGGCAGCGCCTTGCAAGAGGCAGATCTGGAGCAGGCCCAGCAGAACAAAATACGACGTGCGTTGCGCGAGACAAGGCTGCAACCAGGTCAACGCCTGCTGGAAATCGGCTGCGGTTGGGGGGCACTTGCCCAGACAGCGGCCACGGAGTTCGGCGCACAGGTCAGCGGTGTGACCTTGTCGCGTGAACAACTTCACTGGGCCACGCAGCGCATCACCCAAGCAGGCCTGCAAACACAGGTGGATCTGCGTTATCAGGACTACCGGGACTTAGCTGCCGAACACGCGGCGCAGCCATTCGATGCCATTGTGTCCATTGAAATGTTTGAAGCGGTCGGACATGAATACTGGCGCACCTACTTCCAGACCTTACATGACTGCCTCAAACCGGGGGGCCATGCTTGCCTGCAATCGATCACCCTGCGCGAAGACCTTTTTGAGCGCTATTTGCACTCTTCCGACTTCATTCAGCAGTTCATTTTTCCGGGAGGACTGTTGCCCAGTGTCACGGCCTTCGAGCGCGAGGCGCAACGAGCAGGCCTGGAAATAGTCAAGAAGATGAGCTTTGGCAAGGACTATGCCGAAACGCTCAGACGCTGGCGTCAGGCTTTTGAGCACAAGCTCGATGCTGTACGAAGCCAGGGATTTGACGAACGCTTTGTACGCATCTGGCGATTTTATCTGGCCTACTGCGAGGCTGCCTTTGATATGGGCAACACCGATGTGGTCCAGTTCACATTGAGAAGGCCCGACCATGCCTGA
- a CDS encoding DUF3833 domain-containing protein, protein MKLTTCRVSTLPWRRAILGLTLTGLLAGCVGPTVQDYAQERPKLDLRQYFNGPLTAHGLFTDRSGKVVKRFTVRMTGTWNGDEGVLDEHFVYSDGTTQQRIWHLKYLGDGHYTGRADDVVGQAQGQTAGNAFHWNYVLALPVDGKVWNVNMDDWMYLMDGRTMLNRAAMSKFGFHLGDVTLSFTKE, encoded by the coding sequence ATGAAATTGACAACATGCCGTGTCTCGACCCTGCCCTGGCGGCGCGCCATTCTGGGACTGACTCTCACCGGATTGCTGGCTGGGTGTGTAGGGCCCACCGTACAGGACTATGCCCAGGAGCGCCCCAAACTGGACCTGCGTCAGTATTTCAACGGGCCCTTAACCGCCCACGGCTTGTTCACAGACCGCTCCGGCAAAGTGGTCAAACGCTTCACCGTGCGCATGACAGGCACCTGGAATGGCGATGAAGGCGTGCTCGATGAGCACTTTGTCTACAGTGATGGCACCACACAGCAACGGATCTGGCATTTGAAATATCTGGGTGACGGCCATTACACCGGGCGCGCGGACGACGTGGTGGGACAAGCACAAGGGCAGACCGCGGGCAACGCCTTCCATTGGAATTATGTGCTGGCACTGCCCGTGGACGGCAAAGTCTGGAACGTCAACATGGACGACTGGATGTATTTGATGGATGGTCGCACCATGCTCAACCGCGCCGCCATGAGCAAATTTGGTTTTCATCTTGGTGACGTAACCTTGTCCTTCACTAAGGAGTAA
- a CDS encoding DUF1365 domain-containing protein, which translates to MSTVPLIGFGHIWHRRLRPVDHAFRYPGYFLLLPMRSLREHPVAVLRRNRRGWISFHDSDHGDGSNDALAWFEALLQEEGIQDADGEIWLHTFPRVLGYVFKPVSFWYAHRADGSLAAILAEVNNTFGERHAYLLAGPDLDWDCEQVASKQFHVSPFCETQGEYRFRFKRSDRANLALIDLYDDAGPVLRTGVQGVLHPLSTTTVRRAFFGTPLMTLGVIFRIHWQALRLWAKRLPFHRKPPAPKRSVTR; encoded by the coding sequence ATGAGCACCGTCCCTCTTATTGGCTTTGGCCATATTTGGCACCGCCGGCTACGGCCGGTCGATCACGCCTTTCGTTACCCTGGTTATTTCCTGCTGCTTCCCATGCGCAGCCTGCGTGAGCACCCCGTTGCTGTGCTACGTCGCAATCGGCGCGGCTGGATCAGTTTTCACGATAGTGATCACGGCGACGGCAGCAATGACGCTCTGGCCTGGTTCGAGGCCTTGCTGCAAGAAGAAGGCATACAGGACGCCGATGGGGAAATCTGGTTGCATACCTTCCCCCGTGTCCTGGGCTATGTCTTCAAGCCCGTCAGCTTTTGGTACGCACATCGGGCAGACGGCTCGCTGGCGGCGATTCTGGCTGAGGTCAACAACACCTTTGGTGAGCGCCATGCCTATCTTCTTGCCGGACCGGATCTGGACTGGGACTGTGAGCAAGTGGCCAGCAAGCAATTTCATGTGTCTCCATTTTGCGAGACTCAGGGAGAGTATCGCTTCCGCTTCAAACGCAGTGACCGCGCCAACCTGGCACTCATTGATCTTTACGACGACGCAGGCCCCGTGCTGCGTACGGGCGTTCAAGGAGTGTTGCATCCCTTGAGCACCACGACCGTGCGCCGGGCCTTTTTTGGCACGCCGCTCATGACCCTTGGGGTCATTTTCCGCATCCACTGGCAAGCACTGCGCCTGTGGGCAAAGCGGCTTCCTTTCCATCGCAAACCACCAGCGCCCAAGCGCTCTGTCACACGATGA
- a CDS encoding NAD(P)/FAD-dependent oxidoreductase — MRRIAVIGSGISGLAAAFRLASTQTSHRVCLIEANSYFGGHANTVQLSLDGICHGVDTGFLVFNHRTYPMLTQLFKELDVETAPSEMSFSVQVPDAHGRPGMEWSGSSLNGVFAQRKNLLRPRFIGMLLEIMRFNRLTTDIAQRQVESQLSASIETFLDQHGFSSAFRHHYLLPMIGSIWSCPTDQMLRFPVTTLIRFCHNHGLIQITNRPQWHTVRGGSQQYVRRMIERLQQDGRHETRLNTPVLSLKRLPQGVLVEMPHGSEQFDAIVLACHSDQALHLLGKDATQQEQAVLGSIRYQANEAVLHTDTSVLPQRTAAWAAWNYERGSCVNSEEAGVCLHYLINRLQPLPWQQAVLVSLNPVRPIDPDKVHARIGYHHPVFDQAAIQAQPLVEQLQGQRRTWFCGAWCGYGFHEDGLRSGLNAADKVLLSLEHEQPAPPIEINEEETV; from the coding sequence CGGCGGACATGCCAATACCGTCCAACTAAGCCTGGACGGAATTTGTCATGGTGTAGATACCGGGTTTCTCGTATTCAATCACCGCACCTACCCCATGCTCACGCAACTGTTCAAAGAGCTGGATGTGGAAACGGCACCGTCCGAAATGTCTTTTTCAGTGCAGGTGCCCGACGCCCACGGCAGACCGGGTATGGAATGGAGCGGCAGCTCCTTGAACGGGGTTTTTGCACAACGCAAAAATTTGCTGCGCCCACGCTTCATTGGCATGCTGCTCGAGATCATGCGTTTCAATCGTCTGACCACGGACATTGCCCAGCGCCAGGTCGAGTCGCAGCTCAGTGCCTCGATAGAAACCTTTCTTGATCAGCACGGCTTTAGCAGCGCCTTTCGCCACCACTATCTACTACCCATGATTGGCAGTATCTGGTCTTGCCCGACAGATCAAATGCTGCGTTTTCCCGTTACTACCTTGATTCGCTTTTGCCACAATCATGGGCTGATACAGATCACTAATCGGCCTCAGTGGCACACCGTTCGAGGGGGATCGCAACAGTATGTGCGTCGCATGATTGAACGGCTGCAACAAGACGGTCGCCATGAAACACGCTTGAATACCCCGGTGCTCAGCCTCAAACGCCTGCCACAGGGGGTTTTAGTAGAAATGCCCCACGGGTCGGAACAGTTCGATGCCATCGTACTGGCCTGCCATAGTGACCAGGCATTGCACTTGCTTGGCAAAGACGCGACACAACAGGAACAAGCCGTACTGGGCAGCATCCGCTATCAGGCCAATGAAGCGGTTTTGCATACCGATACCTCCGTCTTGCCACAACGCACAGCGGCTTGGGCGGCATGGAACTACGAGCGCGGCTCCTGCGTGAATTCAGAAGAGGCGGGGGTTTGCCTCCACTACCTGATCAACCGATTACAACCCCTGCCCTGGCAACAAGCCGTGCTGGTTTCCCTGAATCCAGTCCGCCCAATAGACCCGGACAAGGTGCATGCCCGTATTGGCTACCACCATCCGGTCTTTGACCAGGCCGCCATCCAGGCACAACCGCTTGTCGAGCAACTGCAAGGCCAACGCCGCACCTGGTTTTGCGGCGCCTGGTGTGGCTACGGGTTCCATGAGGACGGCTTGCGCTCTGGCCTGAATGCGGCCGACAAGGTCCTGCTGTCTCTTGAGCACGAACAGCCAGCGCCCCCCATCGAGATCAACGAGGAGGAAACGGTATGA
- a CDS encoding MFS transporter produces the protein MPSQDLGPSTPLHWRTGLSYGSLGLPLAFVSLPLYVNLPHYYAAVAGVPLASLGAVLLATRAIDAVLDPALGRLADRLLHRGQRQAWLAAVLGSVIMVLGFAALWHPPLAVQEGALVWLAVSLLVCTLAYSAVSILHQAWGTRWGGDPHWRARVTAWREGATLAGVLLASILPTWLGFDATSIVLFLALALGLLGLHSLQRFTASPTRYGHRHIKPAQAASPWADASFRRLLSVFMLNGVAAAIPATLLPFFVTDRLQAADMQPLFLLCYFGAAAAGLPLWIKAVSRWGLAPSWRAGMLASIIAFSLTPWLDAGDGKVFILICLASGLALGADLALPGALLTGVIHESGHGGSGEGRYLGWWACATKLNLALAAGLCLPLLAFLGYHSGTTDPAGLQALAWTYGGLPCLFKLLAWACLWRAEHLHTSWRLI, from the coding sequence ATGCCCTCCCAAGACCTTGGCCCCTCCACACCGCTGCACTGGCGTACAGGGCTCTCTTACGGGAGTCTTGGCCTACCGCTGGCTTTTGTGTCGCTGCCTTTATACGTCAACCTGCCTCATTACTATGCAGCGGTGGCGGGCGTGCCTCTGGCCAGTCTGGGTGCCGTACTGCTTGCCACTCGAGCCATTGACGCGGTGCTCGATCCCGCATTGGGACGCCTGGCCGATCGCCTTTTGCATCGAGGACAACGTCAAGCCTGGCTGGCAGCCGTGCTGGGCAGTGTCATCATGGTCTTGGGGTTTGCCGCCTTGTGGCATCCTCCCCTGGCTGTTCAAGAGGGGGCGCTAGTCTGGCTGGCGGTCAGCCTACTGGTATGCACCCTGGCCTATAGCGCCGTGAGCATACTGCATCAGGCCTGGGGTACCCGTTGGGGAGGTGACCCCCATTGGCGCGCACGCGTGACGGCATGGCGAGAAGGCGCCACGCTTGCCGGTGTCCTGCTGGCCAGCATCTTGCCTACCTGGCTGGGCTTTGACGCGACCAGTATCGTGCTCTTTCTGGCTCTTGCCCTAGGCTTGCTCGGACTGCATAGTCTGCAACGATTCACAGCAAGCCCAACACGTTACGGACATCGTCACATCAAACCTGCTCAGGCCGCCTCCCCCTGGGCAGATGCCAGTTTCCGCCGGCTGTTATCAGTCTTCATGCTCAACGGTGTGGCCGCTGCCATACCCGCCACCCTGCTCCCGTTTTTCGTAACGGACCGTCTGCAGGCAGCCGATATGCAACCACTTTTCCTCTTGTGTTATTTCGGTGCTGCGGCGGCCGGGCTGCCACTGTGGATCAAGGCCGTTTCGCGCTGGGGCCTCGCCCCCAGTTGGCGCGCTGGCATGCTGGCAAGCATCATCGCCTTTTCGCTAACACCCTGGCTTGATGCTGGTGACGGCAAGGTCTTCATCCTTATCTGCCTGGCAAGCGGGCTTGCCCTTGGCGCGGATCTGGCACTGCCAGGCGCTTTGCTGACCGGTGTCATCCATGAGTCCGGTCACGGTGGCTCGGGCGAAGGACGATATCTGGGCTGGTGGGCCTGTGCCACCAAGCTCAATCTGGCTTTAGCCGCCGGGCTGTGTCTGCCGCTGCTCGCCTTTCTGGGTTACCACAGCGGCACGACCGACCCGGCAGGCCTGCAGGCGCTGGCCTGGACCTATGGTGGCCTTCCCTGCCTGTTCAAACTGCTGGCGTGGGCATGCCTATGGCGCGCTGAGCACCTTCACACCTCCTGGAGACTGATATGA